The Salvelinus alpinus chromosome 10, SLU_Salpinus.1, whole genome shotgun sequence genome includes the window acattatggaatcatgtagttaccaacaaagtgttaaacaaatcttcaaatagccaccctttgtcttgatgacagctttgcacactcttggcattctctcaaccagcttcacctggaatgcttttccaacagtcttgaaggagttcccacatatgcttttCCGTCACCctgcagtccgactcatcccaaaccatctcaatttgaaaatagtaaaaataaagaaaaacccttgaatgagtaggtgttctaaaacttttgatcagtagtgtatatattttttaattggccCATTAACAAATCACCCATATTAGCGAACTTATTTAATTTCAAAATTCACATTTCTCTACTATAGGCTACTTATCATAATGAACGATATCGGCAAAATGCCTGCGATAAGTCATCGGTACGGTCGGTGTCGCTTCAGCTCTATTTCACACGCACGTAACGGTATGCATATACGCACACACCCACTCCTCACCCTGTCAAGCATTGGCTGCAAATTCTACACACAACATCCAAACAACCCCTACGGGTCAAAAAGGGGGACAAAAAGCAGTGAGGAGGGGGGGGATAATAGGAACAGATAGTTGTTGACAACTTGGATCGCCATGCTGTTATTGGCTGTAAGTGCATTACAACTTTCAGATGGATGGCCATTCTCTAGCTCTCTCCTAAGACGCATTCTGATAAAATACATATTTGATACATTCTGTCCAAATTATGTGAAAGAGAATAATCATTTCATCTAACAAGTCCTGTCTAGAACAGAAAAAAAGTGATCTTGTCAACAGATCTCTTTTAAGTTAACACAATGCAGCAGCATAGACTAAACTGACTTGACGTCATTCGTAACATACCATGTTCCTTTATTCCCTTACTTCTCAGAGAACAGAGAGGATGGAGATGGATGAAGAGGACTACAACTTTGGGAACACCAGCTCCAACGACAGTGACGACTACGACGACTACCACTCGGTGTGCGACAAAGCCGAGGTGCGTTCCTTCGGCCGTCTCTTCCTGCCCGTGGTCTATGCCTTGGCCCTGGTGGTGGGCGTGGCGGGCAACACCTTAGTCGTGGTGGTGTACGCGTTGCCGCGGCGACTGCGGACGCTGACGGACGTGTGCATCCTGAATCTCGCTGTGGCTGATTTACTCCTCCTCTTCACGCTGCCCTTCTGGGCGGCTGATGCCGTGCACGGCTGGCGGATCGACGTGGCCGCCTGCAAGCTCACCTCCTTCCTCTACACCACCAACTTCAGCTGCGGTATGCTGCTGCTAGCCTGTGTTAGTGTGGACCGATATCGGGCACTGGCACACAATGCTGGAGGCCGGGCTGGGAGTGGCCCGCGGGCCAGGAGACAATGGATATTAGTGTGTGCCGTTGTGTGGACCACAGCTATTTGCTTGGGCCTGCCTGACATGGTGTTCTTCACGGTGAAGAACACATCCCACGGGCTGGCTTGCACAGCCATCTACCCCAGCAGCATGGCCCGATCGGCCAAGGCTGCCTTGGAGCTGCTGGAGGTGCTGCTGAGCTTCCTGCTGCCTTTCCTGGTAATGGTGGTGTGTTACTGCTGGGTGGCCCGGGCGCTGGTTAGGGTCGGAGCCGGGGTGCGCAGGGAGAAGAGGTGGCGGGCCCTGCGGGTGCTGCTGACCGTGGTGGGGGTGTTCCTGTTCACCCAGCTGCCCTACAACCTGGTGAAGCTGTGGCGGACGCTGGACGTCATCTACGGCCTGGTGACCGACTGTGACCTCAGTAAAGGTCTGGACCAGGCTCTCCAGGTGACGGAGAGCCTGGCGCTCACACACTGCTGCATCAACCCAATGCTCTACACCTTCATAGGCTCCTCCTTCAGAGGATACGTCCTCAGGGTCGCCAAGAGCCTAGGGCAGCGCCTCGGGGGGAGAATGCGCGGTGGTCGCCACGGC containing:
- the ackr4b gene encoding atypical chemokine receptor 4b, whose protein sequence is MEMDEEDYNFGNTSSNDSDDYDDYHSVCDKAEVRSFGRLFLPVVYALALVVGVAGNTLVVVVYALPRRLRTLTDVCILNLAVADLLLLFTLPFWAADAVHGWRIDVAACKLTSFLYTTNFSCGMLLLACVSVDRYRALAHNAGGRAGSGPRARRQWILVCAVVWTTAICLGLPDMVFFTVKNTSHGLACTAIYPSSMARSAKAALELLEVLLSFLLPFLVMVVCYCWVARALVRVGAGVRREKRWRALRVLLTVVGVFLFTQLPYNLVKLWRTLDVIYGLVTDCDLSKGLDQALQVTESLALTHCCINPMLYTFIGSSFRGYVLRVAKSLGQRLGGRMRGGRHGNEEPAVEISLNTHNSAGHTHSHSVSEDEDTSTFTI